The Indicator indicator isolate 239-I01 chromosome 22, UM_Iind_1.1, whole genome shotgun sequence genome includes a window with the following:
- the NPTX2 gene encoding neuronal pentraxin-2 yields MLPVVAGLLLAVAAGGQGSVAGDPESPAGSRFVCTSLPLDAVGAGCPLPPVPMQGGALPPEEELKATVLQLRETVLQQKETIGSQREAIRELTGKLSRCEGTDGKSGTGTWKKELGKGKDTMGDLPRDPAQVIDQLSRTMQTLKDRLESLEHQLRANVSYAALPNDLREMLQRRLGDLERQLLSKVAELEDEKSLLHNETSAHRQKTETALNALLERVSELEKGSSAFKAPDEFKVSLPLRTNYLYGKIKKTLPELYAFTVCLWLRSSASPGIGTPFSYAVPGQANEIVLIEWGNNPIELLINDKVAQLPLFISDGKWHHICITWTTRDGMWEAFQDGEKLGTGENLAPWHPIKPGGVLILGQEQDTVGGRFDATQAFVGEMSQFNIWDRVLKAEDIMNIANCSTNMPGNIIPWVDNNVDVFGGATKWPVETCEERLLDL; encoded by the exons ATGTTGCCTGTGGTCGCCGGGCTCTTGCTCGCTGTAGCGGCGGGCGGACAGGGGTCGGTGGCGGGGGATCCGGAGAGTCCAGCGGGCAGCCGCTTCGTCTGCACCTCGCTGCCGCTGGATGCGGTCGGCGCGGGCTGCCCGCTGCCGCCGGTGCCCATGCAGGGTGGCGCGCTGCCCCCCGAGGAGGAGCTGAAAgccacagtgctgcagctgcgGGAGACCgtcctgcagcagaaggagaCCATCGGGAGCCAGCGGGAGGCCATCCGGGAGCTCACCGGCAAGCTGAGCCGCTGCGAGGGCACCGACGGCAAGTCCGGCACGGGGACGTGGAAGAAGGAGCTGGGCAAAGGCAAGGACACTATGGGCGACTTGCCGCGGGACCCGGCGCAGGTCATCGACCAACTGAGCCGCACCATGCAGACCCTGAAGGACCGGCTGGAGAGCCTGGAG CACCAGCTCCGAGCCAATGTGTCATATGCAGCCCTGCCTAATGACCTTCGAGAGATGCTTCAGCGGAGGCTTGGAGACCTGGAACGCCAACTCCTGAGCAAAGTGGCTGAGCTTGAGGATGAAAAGTCTTTGCTTCATAATGAGACATCAGCCCATCGTCAGAAGACAGAGACAGCCTTGAATGCATTGCTAGAAAGAGTGTCTGAATTAGAAAAAG GTAGCAGTGCATTTAAGGCACCTGATGAATTCAAAGTCTCCCTTCCTCTTCGCACCAACTACTTGTATGGGAAGATCAAGAAGACTCTGCCTGAGCTGTATGCTTTTACTGTTTGCTTGTGGCTGAGATCAAGTGCTTCTCCTGGAATTGGCACTCCATTCTCATATGCTGTTCCTGGGCAGGCTAATGAAATTGTCCTCATAGAATGGGGGAATAATCCAATCGAACTGCTAATTAATGATAAG gtGGCCCAGCTGCCTCTCTTCATCAGTGATGGAAAGTGGCATCATATCTGTATAACATGGACAACTAGAGATGGGATGTGGGAGGCCTTTCAGGATGGAGAAAAACTTGGCACTGGGGAGAATCTTGCTCCTTGGCACCCAATTAAACCTGGGGGTGTCTTGATCCTGGGTCAGGAACAG GACACAGTAGGAGGAAGATTTGATGCAACTCAAGCCTTCGTTGGAGAGATGAGCCAGTTCAATATATGGGACAGGGTCTTAAAAGCTGAAGACATCATGAATATTGCTAACTGCTCTACCAACATGCCTGGCAACATCATACCCTGGGTTGATAACAATGTTGATGTGTT